The following proteins are co-located in the Leptospira sp. WS4.C2 genome:
- a CDS encoding HmuY family protein yields MKPKTEDDSAALLFLLGGGNSNTLPCTVAPANAVNTTGTYTSTVNASSACAWIYVSLKSDGVGVDSSSQWDVAFKRYNVATNGGTSGSGSGGACDSGSTNFSATFNGSECTTVVDVKLNSAGGGPVSASAESINPVMAAPLDLTPMPSGYGAWYTYSNTILTAKTNVYIITGSDGAKYALQMLDYYSAAGTSGYPKFQWKKL; encoded by the coding sequence ATGAAGCCAAAAACAGAGGATGATTCCGCTGCTTTGTTGTTTCTGCTCGGAGGTGGAAATTCTAATACACTGCCTTGTACCGTTGCTCCTGCAAATGCTGTAAACACAACGGGCACTTACACATCAACTGTCAACGCTTCCTCAGCGTGTGCTTGGATTTATGTGAGTTTAAAGTCTGATGGTGTGGGTGTTGACTCCTCTTCACAGTGGGATGTTGCTTTCAAAAGGTATAATGTAGCTACCAATGGTGGCACCAGTGGATCAGGAAGTGGTGGGGCTTGTGATTCTGGGTCCACTAATTTCTCTGCAACATTCAACGGTTCAGAATGTACAACTGTTGTTGATGTAAAACTTAATTCAGCTGGTGGTGGACCGGTTTCTGCGTCTGCAGAAAGTATCAATCCCGTTATGGCAGCGCCACTTGATCTAACTCCTATGCCTTCTGGTTATGGTGCTTGGTATACTTATTCGAATACAATATTAACTGCAAAAACAAATGTTTACATAATTACAGGTAGTGATGGTGCGAAATACGCATTGCAAATGTTAGATTATTATAGTGCCGCAGGTACTTCAGGGTATCCCAAATTTCAATGGAAAAAGTTGTGA